One segment of Bradyrhizobium sp. WD16 DNA contains the following:
- a CDS encoding RHS repeat-associated core domain-containing protein has translation MASLAHSWNGSSLTLGLTYNQDHQRASLTASDASYLPSGLAAATTTYTANTLNQYASLTGGGAATYSYDKRGNLTSDGVWTYGYDTENRLVSASRSGTTVSYSYDALGRRYLKTVNGTTTAWLSYGDQELAEYTGTGTVYFSRMFAYGAGLDEPVLSVAPGGASTYQFQDALGSVIALANASGQVTEKYAYTAYGQTVTSGAGTAAYRFTGRRFDPETGLYFYRARAYSPTLGRFLQTDPIGIKDNINLYAYTGNDPVNKTDPSGFCVDACVVEGAVACAAIPACSGAVAALAVGTAYYAGKAINGVFNNSADVPPNVGVGPYAGGSIPAGPSPRPTAEQRKDINDLGGTFGCHTCGTNDPGTKSGNWVGDHQPPTSINSPGGAQDYYPQCLSCSQTQGGRLRGLQSGPESQSFQTISSKRW, from the coding sequence GTGGCCTCGCTCGCCCACAGCTGGAACGGCTCGTCGCTGACCCTGGGGCTGACCTACAACCAGGATCACCAGCGCGCGAGCCTGACCGCGTCCGATGCCAGCTACCTGCCGTCGGGCCTCGCGGCGGCGACCACCACCTACACCGCCAACACGCTGAACCAGTATGCCAGCCTCACCGGCGGCGGGGCCGCGACCTACAGCTACGACAAGCGCGGCAACCTGACCTCGGACGGCGTCTGGACCTACGGCTACGACACCGAGAACCGGCTGGTCTCGGCGAGCAGGAGCGGCACGACCGTGTCCTACAGCTATGACGCGCTCGGCCGCCGCTACCTCAAGACGGTCAACGGCACCACCACCGCCTGGCTGTCCTACGGCGACCAGGAGCTGGCGGAATATACCGGGACCGGCACGGTGTATTTCTCCCGGATGTTCGCCTACGGCGCCGGCCTCGACGAGCCGGTGCTGTCGGTGGCGCCGGGCGGGGCCTCGACCTATCAGTTCCAGGATGCGCTGGGATCGGTGATCGCGCTCGCCAACGCATCGGGCCAGGTCACCGAGAAATACGCCTACACGGCCTACGGCCAGACCGTCACCAGCGGCGCCGGCACGGCGGCGTATCGCTTCACCGGACGGCGCTTCGATCCGGAGACCGGGCTCTACTTCTACCGGGCGAGGGCCTACTCGCCGACGCTGGGCCGGTTCCTGCAGACCGATCCGATCGGGATAAAGGACAACATCAATCTCTATGCCTACACGGGCAATGATCCCGTCAATAAAACGGATCCGAGCGGATTCTGTGTTGACGCATGCGTTGTCGAGGGAGCAGTCGCGTGCGCGGCAATTCCCGCTTGCAGCGGAGCCGTTGCGGCGTTGGCCGTCGGAACGGCGTACTATGCTGGCAAAGCAATCAACGGAGTCTTCAATAACTCAGCCGACGTTCCGCCCAACGTGGGTGTAGGACCGTATGCTGGCGGATCAATCCCAGCCGGTCCAAGTCCACGCCCAACCGCGGAACAACGGAAGGACATTAACGACTTGGGCGGGACCTTCGGCTGCCACACTTGCGGCACGAATGATCCCGGCACCAAGTCCGGAAATTGGGTGGGGGATCATCAGCCTCCAACGTCGATTAATTCCCCTGGAGGCGCGCAAGATTACTATCCACAATGTCTCTCTTGCAGTCAGACACAAGGAGGAAGACTTAGGGGACTGCAATCTGGCCCTGAGAGTCAGTCGTTTCAAACTATTTCGAGCAAAAGATGGTAA
- a CDS encoding RHS repeat-associated core domain-containing protein, with translation MHCHVWTAPFWQKRKRHPDSTASAPDYEIRALDAAGNEVAFQRRDGTVIRNSYDALNRRVSKAPSNQPTITLGYDYSGNLLTAQANGDSAPTTIGYDTAGRKISETTPLFGAVTTTLDANGNRTALVYPPSVGVTVSSSYDQLGRLIGIYNGSVSSGIRIAGYSYDALSQRTGVSYGPAGAAVASSTLGYTPAGLVASLAHNWNGSSLTLGLTYNQDHQRASLTASDASYLPSGLAAATTTYIANTLNQYASLTGGGAATYSYDKRGNLTSDGVWTYGYDTENRLVSASRSGTTVSYSYDALGRRYLKTVNGTTTAWLSYGDQELAEYTGTGTVYFSRMFAYGAGLDEPVLSVAPGGASTYQFQDALGSVIALANASGQVTEKYAYTAYGQTVTSGAGTAAYRFTGRRFDPETGLYFYRARAYSPTLGRFLQTDPIGTKDNINLYAYTGNDPVNKTDPSGNCPWCVAAAVGALTGGGVDLAIQLAFNGGNFSQVNWTSVGVSAVVGAGLSGLTPSGWLLGRGGARAADAGYTQSPGWANTGNWRIGWSYNAAKDAEVLSARIGSGHYDSAISLSSRGLVVVANPIGDGFASGAAAAAAAAAVSGTATSDSPNLWVSPASNTTK, from the coding sequence ATGCACTGTCATGTGTGGACGGCGCCGTTTTGGCAAAAGAGGAAACGACACCCGGACAGCACGGCGAGCGCCCCGGACTACGAGATCCGCGCCCTCGATGCCGCCGGCAACGAGGTTGCATTCCAGCGGCGCGACGGCACCGTCATCCGGAACAGCTACGATGCGCTGAACCGCCGGGTCAGCAAGGCGCCGTCGAACCAGCCGACGATCACGCTCGGCTACGACTACAGCGGCAATCTTTTGACCGCGCAGGCCAACGGCGACAGCGCGCCGACCACGATCGGCTACGACACCGCCGGACGCAAGATCAGCGAGACCACGCCGCTGTTCGGCGCGGTCACGACGACGCTCGACGCCAACGGCAACCGGACCGCGCTGGTCTATCCGCCCTCGGTCGGCGTCACCGTGAGCTCCAGCTACGATCAGCTCGGCCGGCTGATCGGCATCTACAACGGCTCGGTGTCGTCGGGCATCCGGATCGCCGGCTACAGCTACGATGCGCTGTCGCAGCGCACCGGCGTCTCCTACGGTCCGGCCGGCGCGGCGGTCGCCTCCAGCACGCTGGGCTATACCCCGGCCGGGCTCGTGGCCTCGCTCGCCCACAACTGGAACGGCTCGTCGCTGACCCTGGGGCTGACCTACAACCAGGATCACCAGCGCGCGAGCCTGACCGCGTCCGACGCCAGCTACCTGCCGTCGGGCCTCGCGGCGGCGACCACCACCTACATCGCCAACACGCTGAACCAGTATGCCAGCCTCACCGGCGGCGGGGCCGCGACCTACAGCTACGACAAGCGCGGCAACCTGACCTCGGACGGCGTCTGGACCTACGGCTACGACACCGAGAACCGGCTGGTCTCGGCGAGCAGGAGCGGCACGACCGTGTCCTACAGCTATGACGCGCTCGGCCGCCGCTACCTCAAGACGGTCAACGGCACCACCACCGCCTGGCTGTCCTACGGCGACCAGGAGCTGGCGGAATATACCGGGACCGGCACGGTGTATTTCTCCCGGATGTTCGCCTACGGCGCCGGCCTCGACGAGCCGGTGCTGTCGGTGGCGCCGGGCGGGGCCTCGACCTATCAGTTCCAGGATGCGCTGGGATCGGTGATCGCGCTCGCCAACGCATCGGGCCAGGTCACCGAGAAATACGCCTACACGGCCTACGGCCAGACCGTCACCAGCGGCGCCGGCACGGCGGCGTATCGCTTCACCGGACGGCGCTTCGATCCGGAGACCGGGCTCTACTTCTACCGGGCGAGGGCCTACTCGCCGACGCTGGGCCGGTTCCTGCAGACCGATCCGATCGGGACCAAGGACAATATCAATCTCTATGCCTACACGGGCAATGATCCCGTCAACAAAACGGATCCGAGCGGCAATTGCCCATGGTGCGTCGCTGCGGCGGTGGGGGCATTGACCGGTGGAGGGGTAGATCTTGCGATTCAACTTGCCTTCAACGGGGGGAACTTTAGTCAGGTAAACTGGACCAGCGTTGGTGTATCTGCTGTGGTAGGCGCGGGACTATCCGGTCTCACGCCTAGTGGGTGGCTCTTAGGTCGGGGTGGTGCCAGGGCTGCGGATGCGGGCTACACTCAGTCGCCGGGATGGGCGAATACCGGAAATTGGAGGATTGGATGGAGCTACAATGCGGCAAAGGATGCGGAAGTCCTTAGTGCGCGCATTGGCAGTGGCCACTATGACTCAGCTATCTCACTGTCCTCGCGGGGGCTTGTTGTCGTCGCAAACCCGATTGGTGATGGATTTGCATCTGGAGCAGCGGCAGCGGCAGCGGCAGCGGCAGTCTCAGGAACAGCAACGAGTGACAGTCCAAATTTGTGGGTCTCTCCAGCTTCAAATACGACAAAGTAA
- a CDS encoding IS110 family transposase, with amino-acid sequence MEKSTANGAVVTLGIDLAKNVFQLHGVDAAGKVVLRRAVRRKDLLAVVGRLQKCLIGMEACATSHFWARCFTEIGHEVRLIPPAYVKAYVRRQKNDAADAAAICEAVSRPSMRFVPIKSREQQALLLLHRGRELLVGQRVGLINALRGHLAEFGVVAAQGVRHLPGLLALIEDPDDPRLPVAVRAALAPLMIQLRSIEAAIADFDRQILTAHRADAASRRLATIPGIGPVTASALTASITDPSMFASGRDFAAFLGLVPRQSSSGGKERLGRISKMGDRYLRKLLVVGATAVLRHVKDGGAASKLWAQGLLAKKPFKVVAVALANKTARIVWALLMRGGVYRSEARTPMARQVQVA; translated from the coding sequence ATGGAGAAGTCTACAGCAAACGGGGCCGTCGTCACACTTGGCATCGATCTCGCCAAGAATGTCTTTCAGTTGCACGGGGTCGATGCCGCCGGCAAAGTGGTGCTGCGGCGGGCCGTGAGACGCAAGGACTTGCTTGCAGTTGTGGGGCGCCTTCAGAAATGTCTGATCGGCATGGAGGCTTGCGCCACGTCGCATTTCTGGGCGCGCTGCTTCACTGAGATCGGCCACGAGGTGAGACTGATCCCGCCGGCCTATGTGAAAGCCTATGTGCGTCGGCAGAAGAACGACGCAGCCGACGCCGCGGCGATCTGCGAGGCGGTCAGCCGGCCATCGATGCGCTTCGTACCGATCAAGAGCCGTGAGCAGCAAGCGCTTCTGCTGCTGCACCGAGGTCGCGAACTGCTGGTCGGCCAGCGGGTCGGGCTGATCAACGCATTGCGCGGACACCTCGCCGAGTTCGGTGTCGTGGCTGCGCAGGGTGTGCGGCACCTGCCAGGTCTGTTGGCACTCATCGAAGATCCCGACGACCCCCGGCTGCCGGTCGCGGTGCGTGCCGCGTTGGCGCCGCTGATGATCCAGTTGCGAAGTATCGAGGCCGCCATCGCCGACTTCGATCGGCAGATTCTGACGGCTCACCGCGCCGACGCGGCGAGCCGGCGGCTGGCCACGATTCCCGGCATCGGCCCGGTCACGGCCTCGGCACTGACGGCGAGCATCACCGATCCCTCGATGTTTGCCTCGGGTCGTGACTTCGCGGCGTTTCTCGGCCTGGTCCCGAGACAGTCGTCGAGCGGCGGCAAGGAGCGGCTGGGTCGCATCTCCAAGATGGGTGATCGTTACCTGCGCAAGCTGCTGGTGGTGGGTGCCACGGCGGTGCTGCGCCATGTGAAGGACGGCGGCGCGGCATCGAAGCTGTGGGCGCAGGGATTGTTGGCGAAGAAGCCCTTCAAGGTCGTTGCGGTAGCGCTTGCCAACAAGACGGCGCGCATCGTGTGGGCGCTGCTAATGCGAGGCGGGGTCTATCGGAGCGAGGCGCGCACCCCCATGGCGAGGCAAGTGCAGGTCGCCTGA
- a CDS encoding IS110 family transposase — protein sequence MEKSTANGAVVTLGIDLAKNVFQLHGVDAAGKVVLRRAVRRKDLLAVVGRLQKCLIGMEACATSHFWARCFTEIGHEVRLIPPAYVKAYVRRQKNDAADAAAICEAVSRPSMRFVPIKSREQQALLLLHRGRELLVGQRVGLINALRGHLAEFGVVAAQGVRHLPGLLALIEDPDDPRLPVAVRAALAPLMIQLRSIEAAIADFDRQILTAHRADAASRRLATIPGIGPVTASALTASITDPSMFASGRDFAAFLGLVPRQSSSGGKERLGRISKMGDRYLRKLLVVGATAVLRHVKDGGAAWKLWAQGLLAKKPFKVVAVALANKTARIVWALLMRGGVYRSEARTPMARQVQVA from the coding sequence ATGGAGAAGTCTACAGCAAACGGGGCCGTCGTCACACTTGGCATCGATCTCGCCAAGAATGTCTTTCAGCTGCACGGGGTCGATGCCGCCGGCAAAGTGGTGCTGCGGCGGGCCGTGAGACGCAAGGACTTGCTTGCAGTTGTGGGGCGCCTTCAGAAATGTCTGATCGGCATGGAGGCTTGCGCCACGTCGCATTTCTGGGCGCGCTGCTTCACTGAGATCGGCCACGAGGTGAGACTGATCCCGCCGGCCTATGTGAAAGCCTATGTGCGTCGGCAGAAGAACGACGCAGCCGACGCCGCGGCGATCTGCGAGGCGGTCAGCCGGCCATCGATGCGCTTCGTACCGATCAAGAGCCGTGAGCAGCAAGCGCTTCTGCTGCTGCACCGAGGTCGCGAACTGCTGGTCGGCCAGCGGGTCGGGCTGATCAACGCATTGCGCGGACACCTCGCCGAGTTCGGTGTCGTGGCTGCGCAGGGTGTGCGGCACCTGCCAGGTCTGTTGGCACTCATCGAAGATCCCGACGACCCCCGGCTGCCGGTCGCGGTGCGTGCCGCGTTGGCGCCGCTGATGATCCAGTTGCGAAGTATCGAGGCCGCCATCGCCGACTTCGATCGGCAGATTCTGACGGCTCACCGCGCCGACGCGGCGAGCCGGCGGCTGGCCACGATTCCCGGCATCGGCCCGGTCACGGCCTCGGCACTGACGGCGAGCATCACCGATCCCTCGATGTTTGCCTCGGGTCGTGACTTCGCGGCGTTTCTCGGCCTGGTCCCGAGACAGTCGTCGAGCGGCGGCAAGGAGCGGCTGGGTCGCATCTCCAAGATGGGTGATCGTTACCTGCGCAAGCTGCTGGTGGTGGGTGCCACGGCGGTGCTGCGCCATGTGAAGGACGGCGGCGCGGCATGGAAGCTGTGGGCGCAGGGATTGTTGGCGAAGAAGCCCTTCAAGGTCGTTGCGGTAGCGCTTGCCAACAAGACGGCGCGCATCGTGTGGGCGCTGCTAATGCGAGGCGGGGTCTATCGGAGCGAGGCGCGCACCCCCATGGCGAGGCAAGTGCAGGTCGCCTGA
- a CDS encoding FkbM family methyltransferase, whose product MVQVTLAGDTADIIGAAGDEYFQQIQTHAAGLDALAKFVRENLAPDALIADIGANIGLTAIIFARLVPRGRVFAFEPSPETAAFLRQNIELNGLRNVTVVEAALGDAKGTVRFNHAEVFSAGSRVVSEGGIEVPALSLDDFCVQNGVRFDFLKIDTEGYEPWVLTGLTGQLRPELPIWMEFNSLCLTACGANSLAFACGLTRAFDVRRVESDGTFSPVLDGHAFLPENMVRRGCVDDLVLRPRHGCTVPPLAELIGHAPWRAEPPPAEWSARAELAAVYRSTSWRITAPVRAIGQLFK is encoded by the coding sequence ATGGTGCAGGTCACGCTCGCGGGCGATACAGCGGACATCATAGGTGCAGCGGGTGACGAATATTTTCAGCAGATACAGACTCACGCCGCGGGCCTCGATGCCTTGGCGAAATTCGTGCGAGAGAACCTGGCGCCGGACGCTTTGATCGCGGACATCGGAGCGAACATCGGGCTAACCGCAATCATCTTCGCGCGCCTGGTGCCGCGTGGCCGGGTCTTTGCGTTTGAACCCTCACCCGAGACGGCAGCTTTCCTCAGGCAAAACATTGAATTGAACGGTCTGCGGAATGTGACTGTGGTCGAGGCTGCGCTCGGCGACGCCAAGGGCACCGTGCGCTTCAACCACGCGGAAGTGTTTAGCGCGGGCTCACGCGTGGTCAGCGAAGGCGGAATCGAGGTGCCGGCGCTGTCGCTGGACGACTTTTGTGTTCAGAATGGCGTTCGTTTCGACTTCCTCAAGATCGATACCGAAGGATACGAGCCGTGGGTGCTGACCGGGCTGACCGGCCAATTGCGGCCGGAGCTGCCGATCTGGATGGAATTCAACAGTCTTTGCCTCACTGCGTGCGGCGCCAATTCCCTGGCCTTTGCCTGCGGGTTGACGCGCGCGTTCGACGTGCGCCGTGTCGAGTCTGACGGGACATTCTCACCTGTGCTCGATGGTCACGCATTCCTGCCTGAGAACATGGTCCGTCGGGGGTGCGTCGACGATCTCGTTTTGCGGCCGCGGCATGGTTGCACGGTGCCGCCGCTTGCCGAACTGATCGGCCACGCACCCTGGCGTGCCGAGCCTCCTCCGGCGGAGTGGAGTGCACGGGCCGAACTGGCCGCGGTCTACCGCTCGACATCCTGGCGGATTACGGCTCCCGTGCGAGCGATTGGTCAGTTGTTCAAATGA
- a CDS encoding Imm21 family immunity protein: MVTSTGGPLVVMEACLSEKWRGIGGSSLNTLSADSDYARACAVKDYAGIIPLESDWVLVLGDMPMPTSFFLKPDGSPVIYRYMYAPENFDYRSIPTILENASLTEVESCEFISNSETLYVFDAATDMQAGEAEFLMIPILAGSYMIKTYNFEDEETRIIMHDFERVLSAPLPMVRNGPR; this comes from the coding sequence ATGGTCACGTCCACTGGTGGGCCTCTTGTCGTGATGGAGGCCTGCCTGAGTGAAAAATGGCGGGGGATTGGCGGCAGTTCGTTGAACACGCTCTCTGCCGACTCAGATTACGCCAGAGCATGTGCTGTTAAAGATTATGCAGGTATAATACCATTGGAAAGTGATTGGGTGTTAGTCCTAGGTGACATGCCCATGCCCACATCATTCTTTTTGAAGCCAGATGGATCGCCAGTCATATACAGATATATGTATGCTCCAGAAAATTTCGATTATCGATCGATCCCAACAATTTTGGAAAACGCCAGCCTGACAGAAGTAGAATCATGTGAATTTATTTCAAATTCAGAGACACTTTACGTATTTGATGCCGCAACGGATATGCAGGCGGGCGAAGCCGAGTTTTTGATGATCCCAATTTTAGCTGGATCTTATATGATAAAAACATATAATTTTGAAGATGAGGAAACGCGTATCATCATGCACGATTTTGAGCGGGTCTTGTCGGCACCCTTGCCGATGGTCAGAAATGGCCCGAGATGA